One Beggiatoa leptomitoformis DNA segment encodes these proteins:
- a CDS encoding SPFH domain-containing protein, translating to MSNNSDSQAILSRIKTGSSWLFGLVLSLVAIFILMPLLLKIATVNGNQVGVLETWTGGVQSEPYPARTYFLFPGFSQTMFTYPLSLQVFVMNDKAYNQEFAEGREKDAYLVQSSEGQDMHISLNVQWRIDSSKIVDIHRTVRDNIEEKMLRPVVMRVVKDQATKRTAIEAYSGEGLVKLQTDIFIALTDPNSELRTRGILVENFVIEGIRLDPKYIGEITERQVAVQRRLKADEQTKAAQAEALRAEAEAQADLKRRVVEAERDKQVGILNAEKESQQSMLAAEASKRQVVLNAEAQQQKFVLEATGTRDARLLEAEGTLAIGKSEAEAQRLRLSAFAVAGADAYVKVEVAKAFATAHQNVKGYLPNDMSIYTLGSNFMDAIENMMGRTGVEEPQAEATAPVQQ from the coding sequence ATGAGTAATAATAGTGATTCCCAAGCCATTTTGTCGCGGATTAAAACGGGTAGCAGTTGGTTGTTTGGGTTAGTTCTTTCTTTAGTCGCTATTTTCATTTTAATGCCATTATTATTAAAAATTGCAACCGTTAATGGTAATCAAGTGGGTGTCTTGGAAACATGGACAGGTGGGGTGCAATCTGAGCCGTATCCTGCACGTACTTATTTTTTGTTTCCCGGTTTTTCACAAACAATGTTTACTTATCCTTTATCATTACAAGTATTTGTCATGAATGATAAAGCTTATAACCAAGAATTTGCTGAAGGACGTGAAAAAGATGCTTATCTGGTGCAGTCTTCTGAAGGGCAGGATATGCACATTTCTTTGAATGTTCAATGGCGGATTGATTCAAGTAAAATCGTTGATATTCATCGGACAGTCCGCGATAACATTGAGGAAAAAATGTTGCGCCCTGTGGTTATGCGGGTGGTAAAAGACCAAGCGACAAAACGGACAGCCATCGAGGCGTATTCAGGAGAGGGTTTGGTCAAGCTACAAACGGATATTTTTATCGCGTTGACAGACCCAAATAGCGAGCTGCGGACACGCGGAATTTTGGTTGAAAACTTTGTAATTGAAGGAATTCGCTTAGACCCTAAATATATTGGTGAAATTACCGAAAGACAAGTTGCCGTTCAACGGCGGTTAAAAGCGGATGAGCAAACAAAAGCCGCTCAAGCAGAGGCATTGCGAGCCGAAGCGGAGGCTCAAGCAGATTTAAAACGGCGCGTGGTTGAGGCAGAGCGGGATAAACAAGTTGGGATTTTGAACGCAGAGAAGGAATCACAACAATCCATGTTAGCGGCAGAGGCTTCTAAACGCCAAGTTGTTTTAAACGCAGAAGCGCAACAGCAAAAATTTGTGTTAGAAGCGACGGGAACACGTGATGCGCGGTTATTAGAAGCAGAAGGAACATTAGCCATAGGGAAATCGGAGGCAGAAGCACAACGATTACGCTTGAGTGCTTTTGCGGTTGCTGGGGCAGATGCCTATGTAAAAGTAGAAGTTGCAAAAGCATTTGCAACGGCACATCAAAATGTTAAGGGTTATTTACCTAATGATATGAGTATTTACACATTAGGAAGTAACTTTATGGATGCGATTGAAAATATGATGGGACGAACAGGGGTTGAAGAGCCTCAAGCAGAAGCAACTGCGCCGGTTCAACAATAA